In Leclercia sp. AS011, the sequence GTGTGCCATTGAAGGGGCAACGCTGGTGCAGCGTTTTGGCGAGGGCGTACCGCTGAATCTTTTTCGTGAACATCGCTGGGATCTGGAAGAAGAAGCCAGCGATGTGATCCGTATGGGTGATGAAGACGATCAGGGATGGTTCTGGCTTTCCTGATCCAGATAGTCATTCTTCCAT encodes:
- a CDS encoding DUF1488 domain-containing protein; protein product: MNQAIQFPDREAWDHEKLAVCFPALVNGMQMMCAIEGATLVQRFGEGVPLNLFREHRWDLEEEASDVIRMGDEDDQGWFWLS